A genomic segment from Paenibacillus sp. FSL K6-1096 encodes:
- a CDS encoding ABC transporter ATP-binding protein produces MIKLLKQLKPFRLAIAGVLILVFLQSMGDLYLPTLMSDIIDKGIVQGDQSYIWRIGGFMLLVAAGGVACSIAASYLSARVAAGFGKNTRSRMFNHVENFTLHEFDKVGTASLITRTTNDITQVQTVLTMMLRMMVGAPMMMIGGIIMAVSEDAKLSLIFVVVLPLLIGAIVLIGSKGLPLFKAIQIKLDKLNLVLREHLTGIRVIRSFNRIEHENRRFSEANRDLTDTAIKVNKVMAGLMPMMMIIMNFSMIAILYYGGIRIGDGNLQVGSLMAFIQYAMQIMFSLIMVSMMFVLIPRASASALRINEVLDMEPEIEDPAAPASAQGGNGMHGYVEFDNVSFSYPGAEQAALSGITFSARPGEITAIIGGTGSGKSTLLNMIPRFYDAIEGAVRVNGVDVRQMTQEELRSKIGYVPQKAVLFTGTINENIRYGKEDATEEEIIHAAKVAQAYDFVSAMKEGFESPISQGGGNVSGGQKQRLSIARALVRKPEVYLFDDSFSALDFKTDAKLRAALKEETTESTVLIVAQRVSTVMDADRIIVLDEGQVVGMGTHRELLDHNEVYREIVSSQLSEEEIA; encoded by the coding sequence ATGATTAAATTACTTAAACAACTGAAGCCCTTCCGCCTGGCCATCGCGGGCGTGCTGATCCTTGTTTTCCTGCAGTCCATGGGCGATCTGTATCTGCCGACCCTGATGAGTGACATCATCGACAAGGGGATCGTGCAAGGCGACCAGTCTTACATCTGGAGAATCGGCGGCTTCATGCTGCTGGTAGCGGCCGGCGGTGTAGCCTGCTCTATTGCTGCCAGCTATCTGTCAGCCAGAGTGGCGGCCGGCTTCGGCAAGAACACCCGCTCAAGGATGTTCAACCATGTAGAGAACTTTACTCTTCATGAATTTGACAAGGTGGGCACTGCTTCATTAATTACGCGCACCACCAACGATATTACCCAGGTTCAGACCGTACTGACGATGATGCTCCGCATGATGGTGGGGGCGCCGATGATGATGATCGGCGGTATTATTATGGCGGTGTCGGAGGATGCGAAGCTGTCGCTGATCTTCGTGGTCGTTCTTCCGCTCTTGATCGGGGCCATTGTGCTGATCGGTTCGAAGGGTCTACCACTGTTCAAGGCGATCCAGATCAAGCTGGATAAATTGAACCTTGTGCTGCGTGAGCATCTGACAGGTATCCGCGTTATCCGTTCGTTTAACCGCATCGAGCATGAGAACAGACGGTTCAGCGAGGCCAACCGCGATCTGACCGACACTGCGATCAAGGTCAATAAGGTGATGGCCGGACTGATGCCGATGATGATGATCATTATGAATTTCTCGATGATTGCCATTCTGTATTACGGCGGAATCCGCATCGGCGACGGTAATCTGCAGGTAGGCTCCCTGATGGCATTCATTCAATATGCGATGCAGATCATGTTCTCCCTGATTATGGTCTCGATGATGTTCGTCCTGATTCCAAGAGCTTCCGCCTCCGCGCTGCGTATCAATGAAGTGCTTGATATGGAGCCTGAGATCGAAGACCCGGCAGCCCCTGCCTCGGCACAAGGCGGCAACGGAATGCACGGCTATGTGGAATTCGATAATGTATCCTTCTCGTATCCGGGTGCGGAGCAGGCAGCGCTGTCAGGCATCACCTTCAGTGCACGCCCTGGTGAGATTACGGCGATTATCGGCGGAACCGGGTCAGGCAAGTCAACGCTCCTGAATATGATCCCGAGATTCTACGATGCTATCGAAGGCGCCGTCCGGGTTAATGGTGTAGATGTGCGCCAGATGACGCAGGAGGAACTGCGGAGCAAGATCGGTTATGTCCCGCAAAAAGCAGTGCTGTTCACAGGCACCATCAACGAGAATATCCGGTACGGCAAAGAGGACGCCACAGAGGAAGAAATCATTCACGCTGCCAAGGTGGCCCAGGCGTATGATTTCGTCTCCGCGATGAAGGAGGGCTTCGAGTCGCCGATCTCCCAGGGCGGCGGCAATGTCTCCGGCGGCCAGAAGCAGCGTCTGTCGATTGCCCGTGCACTCGTCCGCAAGCCGGAGGTGTACCTGTTCGATGACAGCTTCTCGGCCCTGGACTTCAAGACCGACGCGAAGCTGCGTGCAGCTCTTAAGGAGGAGACCACCGAGTCGACTGTCCTGATTGTCGCACAGCGTGTAAGTACCGTTATGGATGCCGACCGGATCATAGTGCTGGATGAAGGCCAAGTGGTGGGTATGGGCACACACCGGGAGCTGCTGGATCACAATGAGGTGTACCGCGAGATCGTATCCTCGCAGCTGTCAGAGGAGGAAATAGCATGA
- a CDS encoding ABC transporter ATP-binding protein: MSEQNKQMKQPPRRHGGFGGGGPGMSMPAEKAKDFKGTLRRLIRYLRPRQVQLILVLVMAIASTVFSIFSPKVMGKATTKLFEGAYGKMMGVPGAAIDFGYVNDILILLAGLYLFSALFSYIQQYVMAGVAQKVVYDMREQINSKLERLPLKYFDSRTHGEILSRATNDVDNISTTLQQSLTQLITSIVTIIGVIVMMLTISPWLTLITIVTLPLSFVVIMMITKRSQTYFIGQQKSLGQLNGHVEEMYTGHRIIKAFGREKHSLKDFDTINDDLYNSGWRAQFISGIIMPLMMFIGNLGYVLVCVVGGIFVTKKVIDVGDIQAFIQYSRQFTMPITQTANIANIIQSTIASAERVFELLDEEEEVPEAVTSLAKAPADAEEGAVEFRHVQFGYKEGELLIEDMNIEVSPGQTIAIVGPTGAGKTTLINLLMRFYEISGGEIVIDGVNITDMKRSELRSKFGMVLQDTWLFNGTIRDNIAYGREGATEADVVRAAKAAHADHFIRTLPHGYDTILNEEASNISQGQKQLLTIARAILADPSILILDEATSSVDTRTEVQIQKAMNTLMHGRTSFVIAHRLSTIRDADLILVMNQGSVIEKGTHLELLEAGGFYADLYNSQFSGDDLPDAG, from the coding sequence ATGAGTGAGCAGAACAAACAGATGAAGCAGCCGCCCCGCAGACACGGCGGATTCGGCGGCGGAGGCCCCGGGATGAGTATGCCTGCCGAGAAGGCGAAGGACTTCAAGGGAACCCTGCGCCGCCTGATCCGGTACCTGCGTCCGCGTCAGGTCCAGCTGATCCTGGTCCTCGTCATGGCGATTGCCAGTACGGTGTTCAGTATCTTCAGCCCCAAGGTTATGGGGAAGGCCACGACGAAGCTATTTGAAGGCGCATATGGCAAAATGATGGGTGTGCCCGGGGCGGCGATTGATTTTGGCTATGTGAATGATATTCTGATTCTCCTTGCAGGCCTGTATCTGTTCAGCGCATTATTTAGTTATATCCAGCAATACGTCATGGCCGGAGTAGCCCAGAAGGTTGTATATGATATGCGCGAGCAGATCAACAGCAAGCTGGAGCGGCTGCCGCTGAAATATTTCGACTCCCGGACCCATGGGGAGATTCTCAGCCGGGCGACCAATGATGTGGACAATATCAGTACGACCCTGCAGCAGAGCTTGACCCAATTGATTACCTCAATCGTAACGATCATCGGTGTCATTGTGATGATGCTGACGATCAGCCCGTGGCTGACCCTGATTACGATTGTTACCCTGCCGCTGAGCTTCGTGGTCATTATGATGATTACCAAGCGCTCACAGACCTACTTCATCGGGCAGCAGAAATCGCTGGGCCAGCTGAACGGCCATGTTGAGGAGATGTACACCGGGCACCGGATTATCAAGGCCTTCGGACGCGAGAAGCATTCCCTGAAGGACTTCGACACCATCAATGACGACCTGTACAACTCCGGGTGGAGAGCCCAGTTCATCTCCGGGATTATTATGCCGCTGATGATGTTCATCGGGAACCTGGGCTATGTGCTGGTGTGTGTGGTCGGCGGGATCTTTGTAACTAAAAAAGTAATAGACGTCGGCGACATCCAGGCCTTCATCCAATATTCGCGCCAATTCACCATGCCGATCACGCAGACTGCCAATATCGCTAACATTATTCAGTCTACGATCGCTTCGGCAGAACGTGTATTTGAGCTGCTGGATGAGGAAGAGGAGGTTCCGGAAGCGGTAACTTCGCTGGCGAAGGCTCCTGCGGATGCCGAAGAGGGCGCTGTGGAGTTCCGTCATGTGCAGTTTGGCTATAAAGAAGGCGAGCTCCTGATCGAGGATATGAACATCGAGGTCAGCCCGGGGCAGACTATTGCGATTGTAGGGCCAACCGGAGCCGGCAAAACAACCCTCATCAACCTCCTGATGCGCTTCTACGAAATCAGCGGCGGGGAGATTGTCATTGACGGCGTGAATATTACTGACATGAAGCGCAGCGAGCTGCGCAGCAAATTCGGGATGGTGCTTCAGGATACCTGGCTGTTCAACGGCACGATCCGCGACAATATCGCCTACGGGCGTGAAGGGGCTACGGAAGCTGATGTGGTGCGGGCGGCCAAGGCTGCACATGCTGATCACTTCATCCGCACGCTGCCGCATGGCTATGACACTATCCTGAATGAGGAAGCGTCCAACATCTCCCAGGGACAAAAGCAGCTGCTGACCATTGCCCGGGCGATTCTGGCCGATCCGTCCATTCTGATTCTGGATGAAGCAACCAGCAGCGTCGATACGCGGACTGAGGTGCAGATTCAGAAGGCGATGAACACCCTGATGCACGGCAGAACCAGCTTTGTCATCGCCCACCGCCTGTCCACCATCCGTGATGCGGATCTGATCCTGGTCATGAACCAGGGCAGCGTGATTGAGAAGGGCACCCATCTGGAGCTGCTGGAAGCAGGCGGCTTCTATGCCGACCTCTACAACAGCCAGTTCTCCGGGGATGACCTGCCGGACGCAGGCTGA
- a CDS encoding antibiotic biosynthesis monooxygenase, with protein MLVVTNTIRIKEGHGDTLASRFGADNGVQTMPGFIRMEVWQGAPKDGIEELKICTVWESEEALNGWTSSPAFRESHRGAGRNEAIVGASLDKYELKLTRTPDGQA; from the coding sequence ATGCTGGTAGTGACGAATACGATTAGAATTAAGGAAGGACACGGGGATACGCTGGCCTCGCGCTTTGGCGCTGACAACGGGGTGCAGACCATGCCCGGCTTCATCCGCATGGAGGTCTGGCAGGGCGCGCCGAAGGATGGCATTGAGGAACTGAAAATCTGCACCGTCTGGGAGAGCGAGGAAGCGCTGAACGGCTGGACCTCAAGCCCGGCCTTCCGCGAATCCCACCGCGGCGCCGGACGCAATGAAGCCATTGTCGGCGCTTCGCTCGACAAGTATGAGCTGAAGCTAACCCGGACCCCGGACGGGCAGGCTTAA
- a CDS encoding MMPL family transporter codes for MSGYGKWVAGSKTKWITLLVWIAVVGVLTMLWPSVNSQVANNASNLPDNAPSVQGSIVAEKEFPSGSGVPALLVWHRGGGITEEDLVHITALYSKLEQKPLAHQNFVPPLGKLPPQALQASLSKDRSTLVTPVLFDKSADSEQLGESLSSLKQLVRTETGADPSAAAPDSSDLSLRISGPVGISVDATGLFKNADVSLLIATVILVLVFLLLIYRSPILALIPLVAVGFAYGVTSPVLGLMAREGWITVDSQAVSIMTVLLFGAGTDYCLFMIARFRQMLKVEESKGRALLSAISHSSGAIAMSGFTVVLALFALLLAKYGAYHRFAVPFSVSILIMGIASLTLVPALLAIFGRASFFPFVPRTPEMEAERARAKGKPVPQPKTRKRRGIGHLVVSRPWVIVGVTVVLLGVLASFSSGIRFTYDILSSFPKTMESREGFALIGEQFSPGELAPVKLMVDTEGLSGGEDLKSVLGSLSYVDVVSDPQPGAVNAKIAGYDIEFKDNPYSMEAMSHIPALRTTVEQALAESGIQNPEDKVWISGQTATQYDTKELGERDTDLIIPVVIGLITLLLLAYLRSVVATIYLVGTVILSFFSALGLGWIIIHYVLGADAIQGAIPLYSFVFLVALGEDYNIFMISNIWKKRKHMPLKRAIAEGVNETGSVITSAGLILAGTFAVLASLPIQVLVQFGIITAIGVLLDTFVVRPFLVPAITVLFGRAAFWPGKHQEVSEARASDH; via the coding sequence ATGTCAGGCTACGGAAAGTGGGTAGCAGGGAGCAAGACGAAATGGATTACGCTGCTGGTGTGGATTGCAGTGGTAGGTGTGCTGACTATGCTATGGCCTTCGGTCAACTCACAGGTGGCCAATAATGCTTCCAATCTGCCGGACAATGCCCCATCGGTCCAGGGCTCGATAGTTGCCGAGAAGGAGTTTCCTTCCGGGAGCGGGGTTCCGGCACTATTAGTATGGCATCGCGGGGGCGGCATCACGGAAGAGGATCTTGTACATATAACAGCCCTATACAGCAAGCTGGAGCAGAAGCCGCTGGCGCATCAGAACTTCGTTCCGCCGCTCGGGAAGCTGCCGCCGCAGGCGCTGCAGGCCTCCTTGTCGAAGGACAGAAGCACGCTGGTGACGCCGGTGCTGTTCGACAAGAGTGCAGACAGCGAGCAGCTCGGCGAGTCTCTAAGCAGCCTGAAGCAGCTGGTCCGCACAGAGACTGGAGCCGATCCTTCGGCCGCAGCGCCGGACAGCAGCGACCTGAGCCTGCGGATATCCGGCCCTGTCGGCATCTCGGTCGATGCGACCGGGCTGTTCAAGAATGCCGATGTGTCGCTGCTGATTGCCACGGTAATTCTGGTGCTGGTCTTCCTGCTGCTGATCTACCGCTCGCCGATCCTGGCCCTGATTCCGCTGGTCGCGGTGGGCTTCGCCTACGGCGTAACCAGCCCGGTCCTTGGCCTGATGGCCAGAGAGGGCTGGATTACCGTGGATTCACAGGCCGTATCGATCATGACGGTGTTGCTCTTCGGGGCAGGAACAGATTATTGCCTGTTCATGATTGCACGCTTCCGCCAGATGCTGAAGGTGGAGGAGAGCAAGGGGCGCGCGCTGCTGAGCGCCATCTCCCATTCGTCCGGGGCTATTGCGATGAGCGGCTTCACCGTGGTATTGGCCCTCTTCGCCCTGCTGCTGGCGAAATACGGCGCTTATCACCGCTTCGCTGTACCGTTCAGCGTCTCCATTCTCATTATGGGAATTGCCAGCCTTACGCTGGTACCGGCATTGCTGGCAATCTTCGGGCGGGCCTCGTTCTTCCCGTTCGTACCGCGTACCCCGGAGATGGAAGCGGAACGCGCCCGGGCTAAGGGCAAGCCGGTGCCGCAGCCGAAGACGCGCAAACGCAGAGGGATCGGACACCTTGTCGTTTCCCGTCCGTGGGTAATTGTTGGCGTAACCGTGGTGCTGCTCGGGGTGCTGGCTTCCTTCTCCAGCGGCATCAGGTTCACCTATGACATCCTGTCCTCCTTCCCCAAGACGATGGAGTCGCGGGAGGGCTTTGCTCTGATCGGCGAGCAGTTCTCGCCCGGTGAGCTGGCACCCGTCAAGCTGATGGTGGACACGGAGGGACTGTCCGGCGGAGAAGATCTGAAGTCCGTACTGGGTAGCCTGTCTTATGTGGATGTAGTCTCAGACCCGCAGCCGGGTGCAGTCAACGCGAAGATTGCCGGGTATGATATTGAATTCAAGGACAATCCGTATTCCATGGAGGCGATGAGCCACATTCCGGCACTCCGGACAACGGTGGAGCAGGCATTGGCAGAGTCGGGCATCCAGAATCCGGAGGACAAGGTGTGGATCAGCGGGCAGACGGCGACCCAATACGATACGAAGGAGCTGGGGGAACGCGATACCGACCTGATTATACCGGTGGTGATCGGGCTGATTACCTTGCTGCTGCTGGCGTACCTCAGATCTGTGGTAGCGACCATTTATCTGGTAGGTACGGTCATTCTGTCGTTCTTCTCAGCCCTGGGCCTCGGCTGGATCATCATTCACTATGTGCTCGGTGCAGATGCGATTCAAGGAGCGATTCCGCTCTATTCGTTCGTCTTCCTGGTCGCGCTCGGGGAGGATTACAACATCTTCATGATCTCGAACATCTGGAAAAAGCGTAAGCACATGCCGCTGAAGCGCGCGATTGCCGAAGGGGTGAATGAAACCGGATCGGTTATCACCTCTGCCGGACTCATCCTGGCGGGTACCTTCGCCGTGCTGGCAAGCCTGCCGATTCAGGTGCTGGTGCAGTTCGGCATAATCACCGCAATCGGGGTGCTCTTGGATACCTTCGTTGTCCGCCCGTTCCTGGTGCCTGCGATTACCGTCCTCTTCGGCCGCGCAGCCTTCTGGCCGGGCAAGCATCAGGAGGTCAGCGAAGCCCGGGCCTCAGATCATTAA
- a CDS encoding MarR family transcriptional regulator encodes MTLLVCIARSAPSAEQGLKVSEISRYLGLTPPTVTQLINSLEAKELVERQPDPSDRRVVRIRLTKEGKIITRKGRDHMNATLNRLVEYLGEEESDQLAELLLKVYTFMEDNPPPNLDRLQMNGDEKHD; translated from the coding sequence ATGACTCTCCTGGTCTGTATTGCCCGGTCGGCTCCATCTGCGGAGCAGGGGCTTAAGGTATCCGAGATCAGCCGGTATCTGGGGCTTACCCCGCCTACGGTCACCCAACTGATCAACAGTCTGGAAGCGAAAGAGCTGGTCGAACGGCAGCCTGACCCCTCCGACCGGAGGGTGGTCCGTATCAGGTTAACCAAAGAGGGCAAAATTATTACCCGCAAAGGCAGAGACCATATGAATGCCACTCTGAACAGGTTGGTGGAGTATTTAGGCGAGGAGGAGTCAGACCAGCTCGCTGAACTGCTGCTGAAGGTCTATACCTTCATGGAGGATAATCCCCCGCCCAATCTGGACCGGCTACAAATGAACGGAGATGAGAAGCATGATTAA